The Chroicocephalus ridibundus unplaced genomic scaffold, bChrRid1.1 SCAFFOLD_26, whole genome shotgun sequence genomic sequence acAGGTGACAGACCAGGGGCCAATGATgccaaagcagaaggagaagccaGAGAAGCTAACGAAATCATTAGTGGCGCCTGCTGTCTGGACATTTTTGgccggagcagaggctgcaggttgCGTGTTATTGCTTGTCTCACGAgtggtggtgaaggtggtggcggtggcagctgccgctgctgttgctgctgaatcCGCTTTCTGTAGCCAGTTCCACTTttgaagttgttcacagcctagaggcagaaaaacatttacaaaaacgTACTACGAAACATCAGTAGATAGGCAAACAAAAACCTCCACAGAGTAAATTTACTGGTTTATTCCTGGAAATGCCACCAACCCTGAAATAAATCAACGTGCGGATACACAACACGGGACGTTAAACAGTGTCAGTAACGATTGGCACCTCAGAGTATCTGCACTTAAAGTAATTCTGTGTTAACATCGAATTGGAAAGGGAGGCAATCACGTTAAACAAAGTGTGACCCGAATTTGCCAGACTGTCTCTAAAGGTGTAAGCTTCTGTAATAACAGatgaagcatttgaaaagtaaatttagcCTTATTCAATTTAGCCTTTCTTAAGGAGacataaattattcttttcttccctttcagcttttTACAAACAGACTTTTCATGCAAACAGTTTACATCAAAGTCATCACGTTACCTGGCGTAGGCACTTGTTGGCAACTAAAGCATCAGGAGAAACATCTGCCTGATGACATGCTGGGCACGTATGTTCCTCCGATTGCAGTAATGCTGTTCTAATACCTGCGAATCATTAGAATCATCAAAATAGTTTTTAGACAAACTAAGGAAATGTTGAGGGTTCTAATCATTTATAAAAAGATGTATATGCTTAATGGGTGAATCTGCTCTTGCCCTGAGAGCATCAAGCTATAAACGTTCAAGAGTGCAAAAATTCCTAGTATGCAGTAAATAGCTACGCAGTTTTGGTACTTCACTATTGAACATTTGAAGATGTAGGGCAGGCTGCGTCTTGATGGTtcaactcctctttttttccaggctctaCGGTGACAAGTCACCAACCTCAAGGTTCTTGAAAAAAACTCATCTCAAAAAAACGATAGTAGGGTTGAGTTCTGCTGGCTTTAACCAACTCTCctgtggagaagaatgtggattaaatgcctaactatccGCTTGTTGCAGACCACAGCAAGTCACCAGAGCTGGCCACATaattttgtgtgagagaaagacACTAAAGGCATTCACTATCTAATCCTGTAATCACCTGCACAATTACGCACTCTTCTCATAATCATCCCTCCGCGTGTAAAGAGGATTTAACTACatgcataaaaagcaaaaaaagctttctgccttatttttctttcctttatgtgaGAAAATTCTTTTCCTACTCAGGGGATACTTAAGTAGTAAATAGAAGTGGTAACACAATCATTTAGTTCTCtcctatttctgctttcagaagatcAGGTTTTGAATTAACAATCAGgggagtaacacttacattcGCCACAAAAACTGTTTCCGCAGCAGGGAATAACAACTGCATCGGTTATCGTATCTCTACAAATGGCACACAGCAACTCATCTGGAATCGGATCATCAGAGGATGAGGGTAAAAAGGGcggcttttccttctttcctctagcagaagcttccctggagggtggggtggggaaggaaaaagaaaaaagttaaagatgTGGATATGAAAACTGTtccaagcttttaattttatcaaAGGAAGATAACGGATGGAATTATTCTCACTCCGCATTAGCCTTCTAAAACACAGGCATTTAGTTTCAACTgccagagaagggagggaggaacaattttccttctgcagaactcTACCATTCATTGGATCAACTAAGAAATTAGCTCAGActagaaaaatcacattttgacAGCTAGAAATCAGGGGAAGTGAATCCCAGCCCTCCTTTGCCAGAGGGTAAATATAAATTGCAGGCTCAGGATAGAGTTGGCCTTCGAGTAATTGCATTTTATAAGTGAACGAAGTCTATGTTACAGCTCCTACCAAAGGAGATCCgtgacagaaaaacagaagtgctaCCGATTCCTTTTTAAGAGAACCACTCTTGTCAGCACACAGTAGCATTTTTAGTTTGGAGCAACAGGAAAACTTCAGTCTGTTTCACACGTGAGATTTGAtaaaggcagaggggaaggaaatctcAGCCCAATAGTCCAATTTGATAAATTTTGCAAGAAGCCTTTGAAACACAAACCAGATGCAAAACGAGCTTTCTGAGAGAACGACTCCAAGTGTAAACACTACggaaatgttttgcagaaatagatTCTCAGCCTACCACACATTTAACCAACTTCCAGGGGCACAAACAGTAGGACCACCCTGTTTTCATATTAGAAAGTATGGCAGATTTTAAGGTTAAGATACGgtgacaatgcttcctcccctgcaattacagatgccggccaactcggctgcattgccactcagacattcACTCgtggtttctctccttcagtttTTGGTCAGTCCAATTaattccatacttacgcattaatagTTGGTATGGCgtattttccagtgtttgtcagcatagcaccctttgttttgggatctttcacctccatcgtgaaactccttggaattccTGTGCTCTTTTTAATTCTGGGAACAGACTCCAAACTTTTGTCCtgctaagaaaagaaatgcaggcaCGTCTCATCTCaagacccacacttaaagtgATCTGTCAGTGATTCTGTTAAGCGGCAACAGCCTTTCATCCTCTCCTTTTACCCAGCAGAAGGGTTGCTTGACTCAAATACTTATGTTCCTAAATGAAGATAGCCAGGATGTTCCAAAGGCTTGAGCAGTGGTTTGAACTCATCTGACATCCTTTGCCTTAACTTCAGGTTCCTTAAGGGTGAAATATCCcttagctcaccatccactccgagaagagacacaaatccGCTCCTCCTCCAAAGCACAGTTCAGAGGGAGATCTCAATTCAGGGCTCTGAGCCAGTCACTGGGGAAACTTAGATTCACCATCTCTGTAGGAAGGCCGAGTTCATGCCTCACGCACATACGTTCAGTGACTAATGTTAAATGGCATGAATACGCAACCAGAGGCTCGTgtaattaaaacatgcaaatattcaACACATGACGTCAGGGAGTTATTTGACAGGCACATTAGAAACACAGTTAAGCTCACACAGATTGTCATATCGACCTTATGCAGAATCAGTTTTTCAAATTATTGAAGCCATCTGATTAGTAGAGACGTATTAGTTCAAATGTTCAAATTACACACTAGTCCAGATACGAGcagggtctaagggagtgacttTCAGTGATCTGGACCTTCAAGCACCTATTGGTCATATCAGCCactcatggttttggttttaatggcaGTCATGCACAAAAGCAGCCAACTAGtttcaacattttcttaaatgcttgTTTCACATACACAGCTTTtgctcaacagtaacataatccaggTGGACATCTATGAAATCACTGCCATTTACATTTCCAGCAAACTTTAGAGATCATTGACTAATTTGTTTgaacccaaacggtttacaaaacacgtccaaaacccacaaaacattactgGCAATACACCAACATTCAATTATGGCGTTTAATGCACAGTAATAAAAAACCAGAGAACTCTGAACACcttgcctccatgctaagccagcCTGCACCGAAGAGGTTAGAGTAAGTAACGGCTTTGACCTGCTTTATGGTATGttcctgcatttttctgaaataggTAAATTCTCTCAAAAGCTTAAATGTGTACACCGCTTGGACGGTTTTTCACTTTTTCGAGCAAAACTTCACAGGAGTTTCAGAACCAAGGACATGTTTAAGGACAGCACTAACAGAGACCAATTTCTTTTGTTGGCTgctttccaaactatttttttttctcaattgtacacaatttaatttctgcagtgagagagggaagacgTTACCAGCAGGAAGAGATCTCTCCTTCTTGGAAATGAATGCCggcctttattttcagaagaaagaactgtCTCCTCTGCATTAGGCCCTGCCTCCTCTAATCTTTGTGCTCTTTGAAGACGAGTAATTTCATTGCACAGCACTACATCTGTGCACCAAGGGCCATCACTAGTGCTCTCCCGGCCAAAGTCACACGTTATTGAGCCAAAAATGCAAGCGATTCCATAGCCAAACATGgcattacaacagtttcagagggCCACATCTGCTATTATGCCACACAGACACATTGGTATAATCTTAGAAACAACTGGGCACATTTTCACAATTCACAGTTTGTGTTCAACCAAATTAGATTGCGTTCTCCACTGCACATATACCACAATTTATGAAATCGTGCAGCATTCAAAGAATGGTTCCGTGACTACCATCACTAGAAATTCAAAGATAGGGATGCAATTGTCCAtgttacagaaacgcttctattttggctgttcAAAACCCCCCTTAAATGTCCACAGCTGACAGACAAATCAAGTCTTCcataaaaattgtgtttgtttccaacgcaaaattaacaaaacttaTCAAAAACGGTAGACAGCTAaagtgctgctcctctgggtcctGAAGAAGACCAATACTACAACATCATcttgaggctgataaggtactctGCTTTTATCTTCCAAAATGGGAACTACTCTTTACAGGATGGTATcaaaatatacacacattttaaagttgaaataaatactttaaattagtAGAAATTTTATTAAAGTCTTGTTCAAATTACAAGTGCTAGCCAGATACAGATGACAGTATAAGatttaaaagtacaaagaaaatgcttttttattttttaagtatttgacGAGAATATTCATATACCTTAGTAAGCTGGGCCACAGAAATAGATGCAGGAGAGTCACCAATCTGttcacaagaaaagaaacacacagtcGAGTTCTACAATCCAAACACGGCAATAGCTAATCTCTACTGCAGTCCCAAAGCCTGCACTATAGCCTCTGACTGTCACTGAAAGCGGCATTTCCAACCCACTGGAACTTGTATTTGTTCAAAGCAAAGCCCAGACCTACGACAGCTTAAGAGTGTGGTTAATgaggttaatgagaagaaactacaaTTACCAAACCCATTTGAGATCAGCTTACTGCTCCAGAatatctcagagagggacccttctCAAATGCTCACGACTGCTTAAAAGTCAAAGGGGTAAGGAAGCTGTCAATTTCCAGCTAAAgagcattcagaaaataaattcaagtttatTCAAGAAGGAAGCAGCACTACAGGAAAAACTACAGTTTGAAAATTAATCAGTTCATGTCTCATCATTTATAAATGCACACGGTTACACTTGGATGAAGACAGCAGGTGcttgtcaaaataaagcaccggCATATCAGCCCCGAAACGTGAACTCTGCCTCTCCTGTCACTACGTTTAAAAATGCCAAACTCACCATACCCCACGAAACCCAAATAAAAACACCAGTCCAAAACATCAGCCATAAAAGTAACACACCACCTAgtctagaaaaaaatttactgctcCAATTATTGAAATAAAGGTGTTTACCAGGACAGAGCAGACACTGAGAAAActgatttcttgtattttattagaCCACAAGCCATACTACCCAAATCAGTTTGGGAAGTGTGAGAAATTAGTCTAGTCTGCCAATGAGTCgctttttgtaaaatataaaagcttACAATGTGTAAGCCAaggtgtgctagctttgtggagctccccccagcccccacctctgCGCAGACACGAAATAAACACCCGTCTCCACTCCGCGTGTGGCTCAGCTCTTCGCACACCCAGATTTGGGCCAACAGCTTCATGCTCCGTCTGCCACTCTCTTTCCCATGCGCAAAACAGGCCTGTGCTCTCTCACGGCAGGCACAATCACCACCgttttgcagtttttcagagaGTGGGAAGGTGCTCTGTTGGAGTCCCGCATTAAACAGTCCTGTACTGACCAGGAACTGAAACATAAACGTTCATAAACTATTAAGTAGTTCCGGTATTTTTTTAGGGAGCAGTTATTATATGGCCTGCAGGCAAGAGTCTGATTTCTTAAAGGTGGCGATAGCACTCCTTTCTACTAAACAGTTATCAAACGCAGGCGATAGATAATTCGTGTACTAGTTAGTACATCTGCCCAACAGCCATCTTCCTCTTCCAATGATCCTACATTctcgtgacttttttttttccctctaaatttcTACTGAAGTATTTCCTGCCAGTCCCCCAAATCAATCAAGCAGAAACAACACCTCCGTGAAACTTGTACACAGCCCTAAGGTAATACTGCAGaagaactggggggaaaaaatccaaacccaaccaGCCAACGCAACCCTCAAAAACCAAGAACCGACAGTGAATTTATTAACTCCCATTTCAAACACAAGACTAGACAGAAACTCACACGAAGCACGTGGGAAAGGGCAccaaaaacaggaggaaaaggctaGTCTCGCGGCTGGAACGTTACGTGTAAATTACAGCGGTTTCCTAAAATCCGATTGCTTGGCTGAACTAAACATTCAGCCAGGAAGGATCACGGTTGTGCCTGACGGTGCTAAAACAATGGGCCTGGCACTGCGTTTCTGCAGCCTTTAAGGACAAGCCCTAACTAGAAATCCTCGCAGTTACCGAAACAGTAATACTAAACCAAAACGGAGGCACTTTcttgctttggctgtagtaacagtaGGACAGCAGCGCAAATTTGGACGTATAGAATGACAGCTAATACAAGAGCGAGACAAGGAAGAAATACTCAAAGTAAAACCTTTTGTGCATCCTGTTCAGAAAAATCAtgactaattttaattttgctgctttactGTTCAACAGTGATTGGCAAGCTTTTTGGTGATTTCTTCCTCCCACACTAAGATCCAGGTTCGTCTTtgaaatacatgcagaaatacaggtatttaaaaacccaaaccgaAACAAAAAGCCCACACTTTGAACCAAGAGTGAGTTAGCTTTAAGAATAAAGttaattgtgtctccaacaccAGAAGCACCCGAGGCTGCAGTGCTTTTACAGGGAGCGAGAGAGAGAGGATTTGTAAAGAGCGATGCAAGGCTTCCACCCTCCCCACGGCTACCCACAACCCAAATCAGGTCCAGGCAGAGCAAACTAGAAGGGAACGTTTCTGCTTCGTCTTTCATTTACTTTAAGTAGTTCTAGCTAACACTGAGGCTTCCCTCCCActccaggatttttccttttcttggagacATCTGTGCTAGCGGATGGCGA encodes the following:
- the LOC134509666 gene encoding E3 ubiquitin-protein ligase RBBP6-like encodes the protein MTICQDKSLESVPRIKKSTGIPRSFTMEVKDPKTKGAMLTNTGKYAIPTINAEASARGKKEKPPFLPSSSDDPIPDELLCAICRDTITDAVVIPCCGNSFCGECIRTALLQSEEHTCPACHQADVSPDALVANKCLRQAVNNFKSGTGYRKRIQQQQQRQLPPPPPSPPLVRQAITRNLQPLLRPKMSRQQAPLMISLASLASPSALASLAPGLSPVAAWLPLDALNANSHSVQKAVRLRRTVEYRGSQFKRTSQAASELEHS